In the Bacteroidia bacterium genome, CCAGAACACAAAAAGTCGAATGTTATATTTTTCAAATTAGATGCTCTTAAATCGAACCATTTTGAAGGATATTAAACGAAAAATGGCGTCTAAAGGTGGTTTTTGGACAAACTGTCGTTGCCCGAGGGTGCAAGTCCGGGAGTTTTCACTTCGGAATTTGGGTTAAACAGTTAACAATCAAAGTCTTTGGCAATCTCTGCTTTGGACAACGAACCAAATTAGAACCTTGCACTATCTTCCCGGGTAGGGATAGAAGTGAAAAGCCCACAGACGCCCACGGCGATAGCCTGGGCGGCGAGGACTTGTAACGGATAGCCCGACCCCGAGCCGCAAACAGGCTGGGACAAAACAAAACAGGTATGCGAGGGGGACCCGCCAAATTACAAACAACCTCATCCAAGGGATTCAAATACTTCGGCATTTACGGCTCAAAATCTAAAATCTTGTACCTACCTTTGCAGCGAATGTCGTTATTTTCAGAGATACGCACCCAATTGGAATTGGAACTTCGGTTAGAAAGCCGAAACAAGTTTGCCATGTACTCCATTTTGCTTTATGTATCGGGCACGGTATTTATTTGCTATTTATCGTTTTTAGGCAACTTAAACGCAGCCACCTGGAATGCACTTTTTTGGATAATTTTATTGTTTAGCGCGATACAAGCGGCTTCCAAATCGTTTTTAAATCAAAGCAGGGGGAATTTTATTTACCATTATTCTTTGTTATCGCCACAGGCCTTGATTGTATCAAAAACCATCTACAACATTGGCCTAATGTTAGTAGTTGCCTTATCGGGATTGTTATTTTTCAGTATATTTTTATCGAATCCGGTTCAGGACCATGTTTTATACCTGATTTCAATCCTTTTGGGAGCCATGGGATTTGCCTCAGTATTAAGCATGGTATCGGCCATTGCCTCCCGTTCGGGGAATAATGTAGGCCTGATGTCGGTATTGAGTTTCCCTTTGTTATTACCGCTTTTACTTACCTGTATTCGACTTTCGAAAAATGCGATGGACGGATTAGATTGGTCAGTTTCCTACAAGTTATTGATTATACTTTTGGCTTTGAATTCGATTACTTGGGTATTGTCTTATTTGCTTTTTCCTTACCTTTGGCGCGAATAATTTTGGGTGAGAAATCCAAAAAAATCTCTACCGAAATCAACTGAATGAGCTTTATTTCCAATATAAAAAATCTCTCGAAACCTACCGAAAAAACCATCTTTGGTTTAGCCTGGTGGAAGTGGTTAAGCATCGTATTATTGTTTTACAGTGTAGCCGCAGGATTTTTGGGCAGAGTTCCGGCTTTACCCATTTTACATGAAACCATACGCAACTTGTATTTTCATGTAACCATGTGGTTTTCGATGATGATTTTACTTACTAGTGGATTGGTATTCAGCATCATGTATTTATCAGGCTCCAATCCGAGGCATGATATTTATGCATCCGAATCGGTGAATGTTGGTTTATTATTTGGCACGTTGGGATTAATAACCGGTAGTATTTGGGCCAAATTTACCTGGGGTGCTTATTGGGTGAACGATGCCAAGCTAAATGGAGCAGCCATAGGGATGTTGGTTTATTTGGCTTATGTGGTTCTAAGAAACTCTATGGATGAGGAACAGAAACGCGCAAGGATAGCGGCAGTTTATAATATTTTAGCATACACCATGTTTATGGTTTTCATAATGATAATGCCAAGGTTGGTAGATAGTTTACATCCCGGCAATGGAGGAAATCCAGGATTTGGAAAATACGATTTGGATAGTCAAATGCGATTGGTATTTTATCCGGCAGTAGTAGGATTTGCCTTATTAGGAGTATGGATTTTACAAATTTTGGTTAGAATTCGAATTTACAAACAAAAGCAATTAATCAAGAACTTCAAATGAAGCGGTTTAGCCTGGTAATCACCTTTGCATTTTTAATCATCTGTTCCATGGTATTTGGTATTTCGTCAAGTAAGGCAGATACCATCACCCAGGTTGACACCCTAAAATACGGAGATAGTTTAGTGATAGAAAAATCGGTTGCCATTACTGATACATTACAACTCGAAACCAATACGGTAGAAATGGCCACCGGATTGCGGAGTGATGGCAAAATATATGTGGTAATATTGGTACTTTCGATTGTTTTGGCGGGCATTTTCATTTTCCTGATCAGCATCGATAAGCGATTAAAAAACCTTGAAAAAGGAGAAAAATAACGATGAAAACAACTCATATTATTGGAATTATAGTAATTGCTATAGCTATTGGGGCCATTTTATGTACCCTCAACGATAGCAGCACTTATGCCAACTTTTTAGAAGCTACCGAACATACCGGAAAAGAATACCATGTAGTTGGAAAGCTGGACAAAGGCAAGGAATTTGAATACAATCCTCAGGTGAATGCCAATTTATTTACCTTTTACATGGTAGATAATCAAGGAATAGAGAAAAAGGTGTATTTCAATGGTGCAAAGCCACAAGACTTTGAGAAATCGGAACAAATTGTGGTGGTAGGAAAAATGTTGGACTCGGGCGAATTTGCCTGTTCAAAAATACTGATGAAATGTCCGAGCAAATACAACGATCCGAATGGGCAAGGCATGAAGGAATTTAACGCCAACAGCTAAATGATGGAGGAAAGGATTCAAATTTTAGACCATGGTAAAATCCAGCTTAAAACCAGCAGGATTGCTCGCCATTTACTAGAAGATTTTTACCAAGAACATGAAATAGTTTTGGTAGGAATTAAAGGTAGTGGATTTGAATTTGCAAAAAGAATAGCTGCGGAGTTACAAAAAGTAAGTCCGGAAACTTCCATATTACTAGGAGATTTATACATTGACAAGAAGAATCCAAATTTACAAAGCACTTATTCGGATATATCATCGGAAGTTGCCAATAACAAGGTGGTGGTAGTAATTGACGATGTTTTGAATACCGGCAAAACCTTGTTGTATGGGGTAACCCATTTCTTGGGCTATCAACCCAAATGCATCAAGACAGCAGTGTTGGTTGATCGAAGCCACAATGATTTCCCAATCAAGGCTGATTACATAGGATTTCCCATGGCTACAACCTTAATGGAACATGTGAAGGTTGTATTTGAAGAAAACGATTCAAAAGCCTATTTAGAATAAATTCGGTTGGAAAATGCTTGGATAGGAGATCATTTCAATTCCAAAAACCGATTTTACAGAAGGAAAAAACCAAAATACAGCTTATTCCGTTGGTAACATGTCAATAAATACCACTGATAGCTTAGTCTGACAAGGCTTTTGGAATGTATTTTTGTACAATCCAACATTCTTATGAAAATACGTTACGGTCAAATAGCCTTGGTCATCCTTTTTTTATTGGCCATTGCGGCAGTATTAATTCCAACCACTCATCCAAGTTCAGATAGTTTAGGAAGCACCGCTGATACGGCTTGGATACTGACTGCCTCTGCCTTTGTTTTGGTAATGACTCCCGGACTTTCCTTTTTTTATGGAGGAATGGTATCCAAGAAAAACGTCATTTCAACCATGTTACAAAGCTTTATTTCCTTAGGCGTTATCAGTTTACTGTGGTATGCTTTTGGGTTTAGTTTGGCATTTGGAGAAAGCATAGGAGGAATTATTGGAAATCCATTTACATACGCCTTTTTTAATAATGTTGGAACAGCCCCTCATCCAGTAATGGGAGCCAAGATTCCATTTTTGTTATTTGCTGCATTTCAGTTAAAATTTGCCATAATAACACCTGCATTAATTACCGGAAGTTTTGCAGAAAGAGTGAGGTTTTGGGCCTACTTACTTTTTATGTGTTTGTTTTCTTTACTTATTTACTGTCCTTTAGCTCATTGGACCTGGCATCCGAATGGTATCCTATACAAGTTGGGGGTTTTGGATTTTGCAGGAGGAACGGTAGTGCATATTTCAGCCGGTTTTGCAGCTTTGGCAGGAGCATTGGTGTTAGGTCGTAGAAAAACACACCTTGAAAATGGGCATGCAACAACACCGGCAAATATTCCATTTGTATTATTGGGTACCGGACTATTGTGGTTTGGATGGTTTGGTTTCAACGCCGGCTCTTCGTTAGAGGCTAATCAAACAGCCGTATTGGCTTTTGTTAATACCAATATTGCTTCGGCAACTGCCATGTTATGTTGGATAATTATTGATACTGTAAAAGGATTAAAACCCTCTGCTTTGGGAGCTTGTATTGGAGCTGTAGTAGGGTTAGTTGCCATAACACCCGCGGCCGGATTTGTTTCTATAGGTGCCAGCGTATTTATAGGAGTATTTTCTGCTGCTATCAGCAATTATGCCGTTCATTGGAAATCAAATAAAACTACCATTGACGATACCTTAGACGTATTTCCTTGCCATGGCATGGGAGGAATAACCGGAATGATTTTTACCGGGGTATTTGCTCAGAATGGTGGATTAATTACCGGAAGTACCACCCTGTTTTTCAACCACTTACTTGCTTTGGTTTTGGTTTCGGTTTTTACCTTTGGTGGAAGTTTTTTACTTTATAAACTTACCGATGTATTAATTCCGCTAAGAGTTGGGGAAGACAAAGAAGACTTAGGTTTGGACTTAAGTCAACACGGTGAAAGTATTGACTAATATAGGTTGATAACTCCATTTAAGGAAAGTAGCCAACTGGATTGTTTTTTTTACCTTTGTTTTAGTTTGTCCGAATTACCATGATAGTCAATCAGCCTAATCTTTCATTTTCTTCCGTTTTATTACCCAAAGAAGAAACTTTGGAAGTAGGGAATTTAAAGAAATCTTTATACATAGGACTTCCCAAAGAAACCAATTTTCAGGAGAATAGAATTTGTTTAATTCCACAGGCCGTTTCCTTGTTAGTAAACAATGGCCACCGGGTAGTTGTAGAAAGTGGAGCCGGTTTAAATGCCAAATTTGAAGACAGAGCATACAGTGAAGCCGGTGCAGAAATAGTGTATGACAAAGCAGAAGTATACAAAGCGGATATTTTACTAAAAATCTCTCCTCCATCGTTAGAAGAGATTGAATTAATGCAACGTAAGCAAGTATTATTTTCTGCCTTACAATTGACAGTTCAACCTGACGATTTCCTTAGGCGTTTGCTTTCAAAAAAAGTATCGGCAATAGCCTTTGACTATGTCAAAGACAAAGAAGGAATTTATCCTTTTGTAAGATCGATGAGCGAAATTGCAGGATCTACCTCTATTCTAATAGCTGCGGAATACTTAAGCAGTGCTCGAGATGGAAGAGGATTGCTATTGGGGGGAGTAGCAGGAATACCTCCAACCAGGGTGGTAATATTAGGAGCAGGAACGGTTGGAGAATTCGCGGCAAGAGCAGCATTAGGATTGGGCGCTACAGTAAAGATATTTGATGATAGTTTGTACAAATTAAGTCGTTTCCAAAACGATATCGGCACACGGATTTACACCTCCATTATTGAACCTTCCATTTTAGCATGTGAATTAAAAACTGCTGATGTGGTTATTGGTGCTATTCGAGCCAGTTCTAGCCGTTCGCCTATTTTGGTAACAGAAAAAATGGTAAGTGATATGAAGCCGGGTTCGGTTATTGTGGATGTTTGTATTGACCAAGGCGGTTGCATTGAAACATCCGAAGTAACTAACCATGCTAAACCAGTATTTACCCGACATGGTGTTATTCATTATTGCGTTCCCAATATTGCCAGCAGGGTAGCTGAGACTGCCTCAACTGCATTAAGCAATTTATTTGCCCCCATTCTCATTAAAATGGGAGAAAATGGAGGATTTGAAGGATTTATCAGGAATGACAGAGGTTTGAGGAATGGTGTTTATTTATTTAATGGCATTCTGACGAACAAATACTTGGGAGATAAATACAAACTTCCTTACAAGGACATGAATTTATTGATGTCGGCATTCTAAGTAAAAGCCTAAAGCGATACTGTTTTAAACTTATTCTTATAATCTTCCTGGCTGCGTCTGATAACTTCCAAAGCTTCCTCACGTCCATAAACATTCTCGATTCTGCAGGTTGGAGAGTCTGAACCCGGCAAATTTTTATAGGTCAAAAAATAATGCTTAAGCCGATCCAAAATGTGGGTTGGACAGTCAGAGATATCCTTCCAAGTTTTATAGGATTCATCATGTACAAAAACAGCTATAATTTTATCATCTGCCTGTCCTTTGTCGATTAGCCTCAAACCACCGATAGGAATGGCTTGAAGTAAAATATTACCATGAGCAATATTAAATTCAGTAAAAATACAAATGTCCAACGGGTCACCATCTCCTTCTAAAACCTGCTCCCCACTTTGCAAGGAGCAATATTCAGCTATTTTTTCTCCACAATAGGTTTGAGGAACAAAACCATACAAAGCCGGAACTCGATTAGAAAATTTTTGTGGACGATCCACCTTTAAAATTCCAGATTCCTTATCAATTTCATACTTAACTGCATCGGTAGGAACAATTTCAATAAAGGCATTAACCACCTTAGGACTTTCTTCACCCGGGCTAACACCATGCCATGGATGGAACGTTTGTTTAGAAATTTTCATTAGAATGAAGTAAAAAAGGTTAAAAATACTCCGCTTTGTCCTTTTCGATTAATTGAATATTCCAAGCGCCAAATACGGTCATAATAAGACAATAATTCAAGCCCCATTCCTGAGCCCATCATAAAGGTATTGTTCAGCGGATTTTTCATAGTCCATTGGTCATCATAAACATATCCCAAATCGGTATGCATGTTAAAGAACAATGAAAAAGGAATGGTATTAAACTTTTCGGTAGGGATAAACTTCAACTTGATGACAAAGTCTTTCAATAAAGCAAACTTAATGTTGGATTTTAAATAGCCATAGTAACGGCCTTCCACTACGTATTTTTCATATCCTCTAACAAAGTCCAACTCATATCCTAAACCGAATCGATTGTAATAAGGAATAATCCCGGTTCCGGCCTTAACCTTTGCACCTAATTGAAAATATGCTCTATCAGAAAAACTCCAATAACCGGCTGCTTTTGCACTCAAATAAAGCGGTCCTTTCAATTCATTGTTTAGCAGCCCTAAACCAAACTTACCCAGTTCAGCTTCCAAATAATACCCTTTCAATGGAAAGATTTTATAGTCTCTTAAATCTCGCTTGTACAGATAAACCAAGTAAAATGAGGCTGCCTGATTGGAATTCAATCCAAAAAAATTCGGATTCATTTCAACAATGGTATCGGCTACTTTAGTATTAACGTAACCCAGATCTAGTTCATGCAAATTATACAAACCTTGGCGATAAGTTAAACCTAAGTAACTATCCCATTCTCTCCTGACATATCGATCTGTTTCTCTGTAAAAATGGAGTGTATTCTGGGCAGATTCATAAGCAATTTCATGGTTATGCAAGAAAGACCCATAAACCACCAATCCCAAGGTTTGAGACCGATTCAAGTAAGGAAACTGATACTCCAGGTAATAGTTTTCATTAAACCCATGTCCAATATTAACTTTCAAACGATCCTTATGGCCCGTAAAATTCTTCCAAAAAATGGTGATACCATAATCAAGTCTTTTAGGATCTTTGTTTTGAATCCAGGTTGAAAAATTCCTATCAGCCACATACAGGTAAGGAACCGGGAAAATATACCAACGTTCTTTAACTGCCACCTTCAATTCCAAGGAACCGGGCCCAAGCTGAACTGTGTCGACAGTTACGAAGATAAAAAGCAAGGTATTTTGGACATTAAACTTAATTCTGTCCAATTGTTTTTGCAGGTGATCAGAATGAATTGTATCTCCCTCCTGATACATCAATTCTCTCCGAATTACTCTTTCCTTGGTAATTTTATTTCCGGAAACAGTGACTTTGGCAATGGTAAAATAATCCTGTGCCAGACTAGATTTTGACTGAAGGAGAAAACAGGCAATACAAAATAGCGCTCGGAAGAATAATTTGGTATTTATCCGAACAAGCCTAAAAACCGAAAACAAGTTAGGTTTGAATAACTCCGACATTATACGGTTTGGTAATTGGGGCATGGTTAGCCATTTCGATACCTAAGGAAAGATGTTTCCTGGTTTCTAAAGGATTAATAATTCCATCCACCCAAAGTCTAGCGGCAGCATAGTAGGGTGAAGTTGTCTCATTGTATTTTTGTGTAATTGTTTCCAATAAGTTCTTTTCATCTTCCGGTGCAATGGTTTTCCCTTGTGCTTTTAGTGCTGAAACTTGAATTTGAAGCAAGGTTTTAGCGGCCTGAGCTCCTCCCATAACAGCTATTTGAGCAGTAGGCCATGCCAACATTAACCTGGGATCATAAGCCTTACCACACATAGCATAATTTCCGGCTCCATAGCTATTTCCGATAACCACGGTAAACTTAGGAACAACTGAATTAGCCATTGCATTAACCATTTTTGCTCCATCCTTAATAATACCGGCGTGTTCACTTCTGCTACCCACCATAAAGCCGGTAACATCATGAAAAAAGACCAAAGGAATTTTCTTTTGGTTGCAATTCATAACAAATCGAGCTACCTTATCTGCGCTATCGTTATAAATCACCCCTCCCATTTGCATTTCACCTTTTTTTGATTTGACCATTTTGCGTTGATTCGCCACTATTCCAACAGCCCAACCTTCTATTCGGGCTAGTCCACAAAGGATGGATTGACCAAATTTTTCTTTATATTCTTCAAAGGACGAATCATCAACAATGCGATCAATGATTTCCCGCATATCATACGCTTTATCACGAGTATCAGGCAATATGCCAAAAATATCCTTGGGATCTTTTGCAGGTTTTTTAGGCTTTATGCGATCAAAACCGGCTTTATCATAGTCTCCAACTTTATCCATAATGGAACGGATACGATTCAAGCAGTCCTGATCATTCAGGCATTTATAATCGGTAACCCCTGAGATTTCGCTATGTGTGGTAGCGCCACCCAAGGTTTCATTATCAATATCTTCACCTATGGCTGCTTTAACTAAATAGGAACCTGCCAGAAAAATGCTACCGGTTTTGTCAACAATCATTGCTTCATCGCTCATGATAGGAAGGTAAGCACCACCGGCGACGCAACTACCCATGATTGCTGCAATTTGAAGAACACCCATTGAACTAAGAATGGCGTTGTTTCTGAAAATTCGACCAAAATGCTCCTTATCAGCAAAAACTTCATCTTGCAAAGGCAAGTAAACACCGGCACTGTCAACCAAATAAATAATTGGCAACCTGTTTTCCATAGCAATTTCCTGGGCGCGAAGATTTTTCTTGGCAGTAATCGGAAACCAGGCACCAGCTTTAACTGTAGCATCATTGGCTACTACGATGCATTGGCGTTTGGAAACATATCCAATCATTACCACTACACCTCCGCCCGGGCAACCTCCATGTTCTTTATACATTTCATCCCCTGCGAATGCACCAATTTCTATTCTGGAAGAATCTGCATCTAACAACAAATCAATTCGTTCCCTGGCAGTTAATTTTCCTTTTTCATGCTCCTTTTCAATTCTTTTTTTTCCTCCCCCAAGAGCCATTTTTTCCAAACGTTGTTCAAGCTGTCGGGCCAACAAGCGATTGGCATCCTCATTCTTATTAAAGGTTAAGTCCATGGTTTATTTTATGGGGACGAAGATAATTGAGTAATGCATGAAATTTGAAAAATCGAAGGAATTTCCACCAGAATGGTTTTGACAACAAAAATTAAGAAAGTAAAACCTTTATTAAAATAAGAATGGCCATGAATTTTCCTATTTTTGCGGTACGAAAATTGAATGGAAAAACAAGCTTATGTTGGAAGCGGTGATCCTGCCGCTATTGATCAACTATACCAATCCTATCTACAAGACCCTAATTCAGTAGATATATCCTGGCAAAAATTCTTCGAAGGATTTGAATTTGCACAAAAATTCTTCCCTCTGAAGTCAGGCGCAGAAACAGTAACCTCTCCGCTTCTGCAAAAGGAATTTGATGTCATTAATTTGATTAATGCCTATCGGAAAAGTGGTCATTTGTTCACAAAAACCAATCCGGTTAGGGAAAGAAGAAAATATACCCCTACACTTTCCATTGAAAATTTCAATTTGAGCAATGCAGATTTAGAAACCGAGTTTGATGCCGGCAGATCTATTGGTTTAGGTAAAGCTAAGCTGAAAGATATCATCAATCACCTTCATCTGACGTATTGCCAAAGTATAGGTGTAGAATATATGTATATCCGCAGACCGGATGTAATTGAATGGTTGCAATCCAAAATGGAACCCAACCAGAATACTACCTTATTGCCAATAGAAAAGAAACGCAGAATCCTTCAAATGTTAAACAAAGCTTCTGTATTTGAAAGCTTTTTACACAAGAAATTTGTAGGAGAAAAACGTTTTAGTTTAGAAGGTGCAGAAAGTTTGATTCCCGCTCTTGATACCTTAATTGGACGAGGAGCAGAATTGGGAGTTGAAGAATTTGTTATGGGAATGGCTCATCGTGGACGTTTAAACGTATTGGCGAATATTCTTCAAAAAAAATACGATGATATTTTCAATGAGATTGAAGGAAAAGACTACGATGACAAATCATTTGAAGGGGATGTAAAATATCACATGGGATATACTAGCCAATACCCAACCGATGGAGGTAAATCTGTTGGTATTTCGCTTTGTCCAAATCCTTCCCACCTTGAAACAGTAAATCCGGTAGTTGAAGGTATTTCAAGAGCTAAACTGGACCATCAATATCAAAATGATTATTCCAAAGTTTGTCCAATCCTAATCCATGGAGATGCAGCGGTTGCCGGACAAGGTGTTGTTTACGAAGTGGTTCAAATGGCCAAATTAGATGGCTATAAAACAGGGGGAACTATTCATATTGTCATCAATAATCAAGTTGGATTCACAACCAATTACCTGGATGCCCGCAGTAGTATCTATTGCACCGACGTTGGAAAAGTAACCTTAAGCCCTGTTTTCCATGTAAATGGTGATGATGTTGAGGCAGTTGTTTATACAATGAAACTAGCCATGGAATTTAGGCAAATGTTTAAAGGCGATGTTTTCATTGATTTATTGTGCTACCGGAAATATGGACACAATGAAGGTGATGAACCTAGGTTTACTCAACCTCTGCTCTACAAAACCATAGCCAGCCACCCCAATCCTTTGCAAATTTACAATGCGAAACTTACAGAACAAGGAATTGTTGAAGCCGGTTTAGTTAAGGAAATGGAAAAGGAATTCAATGAAGAACTCCAAGCCAGATTGAATGCTTCAAAAGAAAAAAACAAAACCTATATAACTCAATTCCTCCAAGAAAATTGGAAAGGAATTTCCAAAGGTTTTGAAGAAGATTTTGATTTAGCCGTTGAAACCGGTGTTTCCAAAGACATCCTGCTAGAAATAGCTAAAAAAATTAGTGCCATTCCCGAAGGAAAAAAGTTTTTCAAAAAGATTGAAAAAATCCAACAGGACAGACATGATATGGCTTTTAAAACTAACAAATTAGATTGGGGCATGGGCGAACTATTGGCCTATGGTTCCTTGTTGTTAGAAGGACATCCAATCCGGTTCAGTGGCCAAGATGTTGAACGTGGTACCTTTAGCCATAGACATGCCGTTATCAAACTGGAAGATAGTGAAGAAGAATACATTCCACTGAATAACCTATCCACCAATCAGGCTAATCTTCAAATTTACAATTCCTTACTTTCAGAATATGCCGTTTTGGGTTTTGATTATGGATATGCCATGACTTGCCCTAATGATTTGGTAATTTGGGAGGCTCAATTTGGAGATTTTGTTAATGGAGCTCAAATCATTATTGATCAATATTTAACAAGCGGGGAAGAAAAATGGAAAACCATGAATGGCTTAGTGATGCTATTACCTCATGGATATGAAGGTCAAGGTGCGGAACATAGCAGCGGAAGAATGGAACGCTTTTTACAAAACTGTACTTCCGAAAACATTCAAGTTGCCAATTGTTCCACCCCGGCTAATTTGTTTCATCTATTGCGCCGTCAGTTAAAACGCAACTTCAGAAAACCCTTGGTTGTTTTCACTCCAAAAAGCTTGTTGCGTTTGCCGCAATGCGTTTCTCCAATTGAAGATTTCACACATGGAAGCTTCCAAGAAATCATTGACATCAATAACCCCAAACCGGAACAAACTGAAAGAGTATTACTTTGCAGTGGAAAAATTTATTACGAATTGGTTAAACGAAGAGATGAAACCGGAGACACCAAAACCTCCATTATTCGTCTTGAGCAACTCAATCCGCTTCCTTCTAAAAAATTAACCGCCCTTCTTGCAAAATATAAAAAAGCCAAAACTTGGACTTGGGTTCAAGAGGAACCAGAAAACATGGGAGCTTGGACTCATATCCTTCGCCTTTGGAAAGATGTCAAATTGGAACTTATCGCCAGAAATGCAAGTGGAACACCTGCTACCGGAAGCCATGACAGACATGATTTGGTTCAAGAAATATTGATGGAAAGAGCCTTTGAAACTACCCCTATAAAACAAGTTAAGGAGAAGGTTTAAAGTCACCTAAACAAAAAAAAATTGTAATAAAACATTAAAAAATGATAGCCGAAATGCAAGTGCCCAGTCCGGGCGAATCAATTACAGAAGTTGAAATTTCAAGATGGTTAAAACAAGATGGTGACTATGTTGAAAAAGATGAAGAATTGGCAGAAATTGATTCAGATAAAGCAACTCTTACCCTAAATGCAGAACACAGTGGAGTATTGAAAATTATCGTTCAATCAGGTACAGTTAAAGTTGGTGATGTGGTTTGTTCCATTGATACCGATGCCAAAGGAAGTCCAAAAGCGAAAACTGCTGAAACAAAACCAAGCAAAACAGAAGTAGTACCTAACCCACTTCCGGCTTCTAAACCTGAAAAAGCAGAAGATCCAAAAACATCCAACTATGCTTCGGGTACACCTTCCCCTGCTGCTGCTAAAATTTTAGCTGAAAAAAACATTCCGAGCTCCCAAGTAACTGGTACCGGCAAGGATGGCAGAATAACAAAAAATGATGCCATT is a window encoding:
- a CDS encoding heme exporter protein CcmB, with the protein product MSLFSEIRTQLELELRLESRNKFAMYSILLYVSGTVFICYLSFLGNLNAATWNALFWIILLFSAIQAASKSFLNQSRGNFIYHYSLLSPQALIVSKTIYNIGLMLVVALSGLLFFSIFLSNPVQDHVLYLISILLGAMGFASVLSMVSAIASRSGNNVGLMSVLSFPLLLPLLLTCIRLSKNAMDGLDWSVSYKLLIILLALNSITWVLSYLLFPYLWRE
- the ccsA gene encoding cytochrome c biogenesis protein CcsA — encoded protein: MSFISNIKNLSKPTEKTIFGLAWWKWLSIVLLFYSVAAGFLGRVPALPILHETIRNLYFHVTMWFSMMILLTSGLVFSIMYLSGSNPRHDIYASESVNVGLLFGTLGLITGSIWAKFTWGAYWVNDAKLNGAAIGMLVYLAYVVLRNSMDEEQKRARIAAVYNILAYTMFMVFIMIMPRLVDSLHPGNGGNPGFGKYDLDSQMRLVFYPAVVGFALLGVWILQILVRIRIYKQKQLIKNFK
- a CDS encoding cytochrome c maturation protein CcmE — encoded protein: MKTTHIIGIIVIAIAIGAILCTLNDSSTYANFLEATEHTGKEYHVVGKLDKGKEFEYNPQVNANLFTFYMVDNQGIEKKVYFNGAKPQDFEKSEQIVVVGKMLDSGEFACSKILMKCPSKYNDPNGQGMKEFNANS
- a CDS encoding phosphoribosyltransferase encodes the protein MEERIQILDHGKIQLKTSRIARHLLEDFYQEHEIVLVGIKGSGFEFAKRIAAELQKVSPETSILLGDLYIDKKNPNLQSTYSDISSEVANNKVVVVIDDVLNTGKTLLYGVTHFLGYQPKCIKTAVLVDRSHNDFPIKADYIGFPMATTLMEHVKVVFEENDSKAYLE
- a CDS encoding ammonium transporter, yielding MKIRYGQIALVILFLLAIAAVLIPTTHPSSDSLGSTADTAWILTASAFVLVMTPGLSFFYGGMVSKKNVISTMLQSFISLGVISLLWYAFGFSLAFGESIGGIIGNPFTYAFFNNVGTAPHPVMGAKIPFLLFAAFQLKFAIITPALITGSFAERVRFWAYLLFMCLFSLLIYCPLAHWTWHPNGILYKLGVLDFAGGTVVHISAGFAALAGALVLGRRKTHLENGHATTPANIPFVLLGTGLLWFGWFGFNAGSSLEANQTAVLAFVNTNIASATAMLCWIIIDTVKGLKPSALGACIGAVVGLVAITPAAGFVSIGASVFIGVFSAAISNYAVHWKSNKTTIDDTLDVFPCHGMGGITGMIFTGVFAQNGGLITGSTTLFFNHLLALVLVSVFTFGGSFLLYKLTDVLIPLRVGEDKEDLGLDLSQHGESID
- a CDS encoding alanine dehydrogenase → MIVNQPNLSFSSVLLPKEETLEVGNLKKSLYIGLPKETNFQENRICLIPQAVSLLVNNGHRVVVESGAGLNAKFEDRAYSEAGAEIVYDKAEVYKADILLKISPPSLEEIELMQRKQVLFSALQLTVQPDDFLRRLLSKKVSAIAFDYVKDKEGIYPFVRSMSEIAGSTSILIAAEYLSSARDGRGLLLGGVAGIPPTRVVILGAGTVGEFAARAALGLGATVKIFDDSLYKLSRFQNDIGTRIYTSIIEPSILACELKTADVVIGAIRASSSRSPILVTEKMVSDMKPGSVIVDVCIDQGGCIETSEVTNHAKPVFTRHGVIHYCVPNIASRVAETASTALSNLFAPILIKMGENGGFEGFIRNDRGLRNGVYLFNGILTNKYLGDKYKLPYKDMNLLMSAF
- a CDS encoding inorganic pyrophosphatase yields the protein MKISKQTFHPWHGVSPGEESPKVVNAFIEIVPTDAVKYEIDKESGILKVDRPQKFSNRVPALYGFVPQTYCGEKIAEYCSLQSGEQVLEGDGDPLDICIFTEFNIAHGNILLQAIPIGGLRLIDKGQADDKIIAVFVHDESYKTWKDISDCPTHILDRLKHYFLTYKNLPGSDSPTCRIENVYGREEALEVIRRSQEDYKNKFKTVSL
- a CDS encoding acyl-CoA carboxylase subunit beta; this encodes MDLTFNKNEDANRLLARQLEQRLEKMALGGGKKRIEKEHEKGKLTARERIDLLLDADSSRIEIGAFAGDEMYKEHGGCPGGGVVVMIGYVSKRQCIVVANDATVKAGAWFPITAKKNLRAQEIAMENRLPIIYLVDSAGVYLPLQDEVFADKEHFGRIFRNNAILSSMGVLQIAAIMGSCVAGGAYLPIMSDEAMIVDKTGSIFLAGSYLVKAAIGEDIDNETLGGATTHSEISGVTDYKCLNDQDCLNRIRSIMDKVGDYDKAGFDRIKPKKPAKDPKDIFGILPDTRDKAYDMREIIDRIVDDSSFEEYKEKFGQSILCGLARIEGWAVGIVANQRKMVKSKKGEMQMGGVIYNDSADKVARFVMNCNQKKIPLVFFHDVTGFMVGSRSEHAGIIKDGAKMVNAMANSVVPKFTVVIGNSYGAGNYAMCGKAYDPRLMLAWPTAQIAVMGGAQAAKTLLQIQVSALKAQGKTIAPEDEKNLLETITQKYNETTSPYYAAARLWVDGIINPLETRKHLSLGIEMANHAPITKPYNVGVIQT